A segment of the Terriglobia bacterium genome:
AAAGCAATTGGCCGAGAGAGGCCTTGCCATTCTTGGTTATACGGCGATCGCAATGTCAGCTTGGAGATCGAATTCAAAGGAGCTGATATGATCGATGAACGACCAGAATTGCGTACTTATTTTTGCGCGGGCCCTTAGCTGGGGCCGAAGCCCCGAAGTTAACATTGGCTTTTATCGGAAGCTGGACAAGTGGACTGAAGCGGCGCAACCCGCGAAGGAACCGCCGCAAAAGGCAGCCAATTTTACCTATCCTTCGTCGCCATAGGGAGCGCAGCACCTGCTGGGCGCTAAGGCCACTGCGGCCGGTATGAGGATTCTTCAAGCCGCGAACAAGATCCCGGCGCACACTCCCCTACCCTGCTGCATCTTGAGGTCACAAATTGTGACTTCAAGGCGCCAAAAGTTTGATTCTTGATTTCTTGGCGTCTTTGCGTCTTGGTGTTAAGTTTTGGATGCGACTATGCTGCGCCGCATACCCCTTCGACCTATTTCGGAACCAAAGCGGTTCCGGCGATCAGGTCGGGGATGCTGCGGGCCGGGCGAACCGCAGCGTAAATCAGGCCGGTGATTCCGATCGCGAGTGGCAGCGATGCAACCCAGGGGCTCGTCGAAAGACTTAAAGGGTGATTGAGATAGGAAAAGGGCGGAAACGGGAGACAAAGCATGAACATTCCCCAGGTAATCAGAGCCCGTAATGCACATCGATAACGCGGCGCTTTCCGGCCATCCTCCATTTTCACTGACATCCCAAACAGTCGAATCAGCAGACCACCTCTAAGAATCACGGACAACAGAAACGCGGGAATCGCCAAGCAGCCGAGTACCACAGAGACCCCAAATGGCAAGGCCTTCTGCAGCCGCGGTAGCATGCGTAGAAACTCACCAACGCCGGCTTCGCCTACGATCGCGCGTGCACGATCGAGATCGGCTTCGGAGACATGCGGATGTTGCTTCGCTGCCGACTCCAAAACGGGCCGCAGCTTTTCGTTCAGACTCTTAAGATAGATCTCGTTTTGTGGGTAAGCCTTGAGCTTCAAATAGCTCGCGGCCAGGATCGTTCGGAGGGCATCGCCTTGTTCGCTCGCTTTCGGGTTCCCAGGCGACTGGTCGAGTTGCTGGAGCTTGGTCGCATATTCGGAGACCGCCATAAGATCGCGCATCCAGTCGGGGGTGCGCGATGTGATGAAACTTGCCGCCAATAAGGAAATCGCCATAATGAGCGGAAGGATGGCAGTAACCAATCCCGGTCCCAGCCGTCGACCGGCCGTGAGTTGCGCGCTGTGGACCATGGAATTGCCGAGACTCGCTGCCAGGGCTGCCGGCGATTGAGCCGGATTCAAGCCGCCACAAACCGATTCAATGATAGGCTGGGCATGTTCCGGCAAGGGCACTCTTGGGACGATAGCATCCAGAGCGGCCGTGGGCACGAACCGGTTCTCGAGACCGACAAGCGTGATCTGGTGCAGAAGCCGTCTCCACCCATCCCCGTGGATCTCAACGGCTTGGCTGGTTTCACCTGAGCTGGCAGGAAATTCGAGCACTTTCACCTGGCCGTAGCCGGTGGCCCAAAAATGCTCGAGAGACAAGGAGCGCTGCTCCCGGGCATCGCGAAGCGCGGCATCCATTTCTGACGAGATGCCGAGCAACACCTGACGAATTTCATGCCACGAAAGCGAGCCCCGTGTGCGAACCCAGCTCGAGATGCCGCACCCGGAGGGCTTTTCGAAAGCATCCCATTTCCAGTCCGCGCTGCGGCTGCCGTTGAGCCAGTGCAGTTTTCCCGGACGCGCGTCGGCAAGCTCCTTCATTGTTGGAGCGTCCCCGGCGTCCCGGTAGCAGTGGATCCAGGCCGCCCGACTTAACACGTCATCATGCGCTGCGACGAGTGCCCGCCCATTGGCCCGCCAAACAAGAGCCTTGGACCGATACGGGCCGAAGGTGACCGGCAAATCAGCGGGCAGCGAGCTTTCCGCCAGCGGTAATTCTGGCGCCGCCAACTCGGCTCTGTGGCGCATCGATCGGACGCGTGTTCTGCTCGCGAGCTCATGCAGACCGGCATAACCGTTCCTCTTGCGAGCCAGAATCCAAAGGGCCGCATAGGAACATAAAGGTACACTCGCCGACCAACGAGATGCGGAAACGGTTGTTAGACCGGACTTC
Coding sequences within it:
- a CDS encoding protein kinase codes for the protein MDIKDPNNDNLPTLSVGLNSQAKIDLATSGTEPEAGHLFGHYRILRLLGQGGFGQVWDAEDTNTGRRLALKVLTKVQGVSIEVLERFKREGQVAATINHPNCVYIFGAEEIDGYPIITMELMPGGTLQDQLKSKGRLPVTEAVDQILEIIDGLEAAHKVGVLHRDMKPSNCFLDEAGRAKVGDFGLSRTLECDSKLTITGSFLGTPSYASPEQVRGRDLDVRTDIYSVGATLYALLTGKPPFEAEQAGEVLARIVSEPPTPFSQHNARIPAGLERIVLRALAKDRDKRYPSYAALRAQLLPYCSSATTPVTLARRFGAFLLDYLAFYPLNLIMAPLLLRALSEGGLMSGFMFISLFTTMAWFFYFFIGEKFWGRSLGKWVLGLRVVSAEGGKLSYGQAAVRSAVFLTFYLLIPSVVALIQWKSGLTTVSASRWSASVPLCSYAALWILARKRNGYAGLHELASRTRVRSMRHRAELAAPELPLAESSLPADLPVTFGPYRSKALVWRANGRALVAAHDDVLSRAAWIHCYRDAGDAPTMKELADARPGKLHWLNGSRSADWKWDAFEKPSGCGISSWVRTRGSLSWHEIRQVLLGISSEMDAALRDAREQRSLSLEHFWATGYGQVKVLEFPASSGETSQAVEIHGDGWRRLLHQITLVGLENRFVPTAALDAIVPRVPLPEHAQPIIESVCGGLNPAQSPAALAASLGNSMVHSAQLTAGRRLGPGLVTAILPLIMAISLLAASFITSRTPDWMRDLMAVSEYATKLQQLDQSPGNPKASEQGDALRTILAASYLKLKAYPQNEIYLKSLNEKLRPVLESAAKQHPHVSEADLDRARAIVGEAGVGEFLRMLPRLQKALPFGVSVVLGCLAIPAFLLSVILRGGLLIRLFGMSVKMEDGRKAPRYRCALRALITWGMFMLCLPFPPFSYLNHPLSLSTSPWVASLPLAIGITGLIYAAVRPARSIPDLIAGTALVPK